GCTGCACGCGACCTGGAAGCGGAGCTGGCCAAGGGCAAGGGGAAGGGCCAgggcggaggcggcggtggatCCGGCATCCCGGGGTTCGGGGCCGACCCGGGTGGGTACTTCGGCCCGGGCAGCGGGTTCAACATGCCCGGCTTCGGCGGCGGGTGGGGCGCCGGATACGGCGGCCCCACGGGCGGGTACTCGCGCGGCGGCGTGGTGCGGCCCTCGGTCGTGTGCTCCGAGAAAGGGCCCTGCTACAAGAAGCGGCTAACCTGCCCGGCCAAGTGCTTCTCCTCCTTCAGCCACTCTGGCAAGGGCTACGGtgccggcggcggcggtggtgggtGCACCATCGACTGCAAGAAGCGGTGCGTTGCCTACTGCTGAGTGCCGCGCCTCCCCTTAACGTGTCCTGCGCCCTCTCTACGGTAGTCCGTATGTATGAGTAGGTGTCCTTTGTTATACTTTGTATTATTACGTATttctagttatatatatatatatatatatatatatatatatatttacgagATGGATGAATAAAGAGGGCTTTTATTATGAGTAATCTTTATTGTCGTATTAGGTTTATTGGGATAATATAATATGGCCAGTGTTCTTAGCTGGTAAGCATTGCCATTACTTGTGAATGTCTTCCATTGACTTTGATTGCTTCATCAAAAGGAGGATAGGAATGCGATCCGTGTTCCCGATGAGCAGCGGTACATGGATTTTGGCCATCGTGTTCGTGATTCGTGAAGCACTTGATGGACGCCTTTGAGATCCGTCCCAACTCCCTTGGATACATAATTGTAATTAACAGAGCTTTTTGCCCTTAGTTGGAATTCAACCCTCTGATCAACCACTTAGAGTCAACTAACTCTCGATTATTATTCTTATCCTATTcctttaatctctctctctctctctctctctctctctctctatatatatatatatatatatatatatatatgacaactCGCTCTCCTCCAGCCTCTCTTCTTGCCTACATTGAATCATCGTGATGAGCAAGCGAGGTGGCACGTCCAGGCGGTTCGGCCGGTGCATGAAGGCGCCGGTCCGAGCGCTATGCCGCGCCCGCGACCTATACGTACGCAGCATGAACAGCTGCGCCGGGCGCATGGAGTACGGGCCGCCGCTCGGGTGCCCGCACTCCGAGGATCTGCCGAGGAGCTACGGCCTGCAGTCTGCCGGCGATGAGGATCTGAGGGAGCTCATACGCGCGGCGTCGCGGAGCCTCGGGACGCTACCACCGCCGGCAGTGCCACGGAGCCAGAGCGTGGCGGTCGGGAGGATCGACGAGGACAAGCCCTGCGACTTTGGGGAGGTGGCGGTGGGGGCGGACTTGTTGTTGCCGAGGAGCCGGAGCCACGATCCCGGTGCCAAGAGGAAGGCAAGGTTGTTCGTTTGACAGAATCGCCGAGTGTTTGTAGAAATGACACTCCCCTTACGCATGGGAAGTAATAAATAAGATTATGATTGTATTAAGCTGGCAACTGATCCAAATTAATGCATTGCTCGATCGATTCATCGTCAAAAAATCTTATTGCAGAGCTGTCTACTCCAATGATGTCTCTCCTTCCTCTGTGATGCAGAATTTACAGAAACATTGTCAAGCCAATAGGTTAAACTAACAAAGATTCATACCACAGGCAAGTTAACTATACACATTAACAAAATATTGACTCTGAAATTAACTATTCATATTATCAAAAAATCTAATATatgattagagagagagagagagagagattcattaAAGTTTGAACAGTAGATACATCATGGAAACATCTTACTATAATTGATGAGGAAAAGGAAGGAAAATAAGTAAATCATCTttacatttttggctccaatgtgATGTGATCATGTTCATAGCCTTTTAAGAACAAAGTGATGGATATGTTGGATGGAGCCAAGCTGGTTTTTGAGAATTACAACAGAAGAAAAAACAATTCAATGTTGGTATGACAATCTGAATTTATTTGAAATTTCTAACACACACAAACATGTACACATATACACTTGTGCCCGTCCTAAATAACAGGAAAATCGACAAAAATATTCTAGAGCTTCTCGTCCTTGGGAATGTCCTTCTTTAGAACCTGAGAGTCCAACTCTTTCGGTGCCTTTCGCTCCACAGATCTACAAAACAAATAAGAAATTCAACAGATTTAGCCATGAAAACTGATACGAACAGTAAGCAACACATTATTCCGGGGCAATGCCAACAGATTTTACAGCAGAAAAAGTCTTGAATTGTAGAACAGACATGCATAGCAAACATGAAAAGGCGGCCGGGGCGATACCAACAGATTTTAGAGCAGAATAAGTCTTGAATTGTAGAGCAGACATGCATAGCAAACATGAAAAGGACGTTCTACGATGCTTAGTTTTCTAGACCTTGTGTGTCTCAGAATCTTCAGAAGATATTTACTGAAACTAACCCTCCAACAAGGTTGCAGCTAATCGTGTCATCACAGATGCAAGGATTTTTCGCCTGCAATAGTGAAGCAAAATGTCGCTCTTCAAATTTATGTACACACGCAAATATCAGGAGAAACAAACCATGATTTCTCCCAACTATGCTTACCAGCATTAGCAAGTTCTAGAAAATTATCCATAACATCACCAAATTCACAACACAGCCTTAGATTACAGTAAAAGAACCTACTAGGTGTTGCGAGCAGCTCTAGGATGAAGTAAAATACATTGATAATGTAAAATGACGCTGCCGCTATCACACATTGCAGCAACCTGCATGCCATTGAGGCACCAAAAGCTAAACCTGAATAGTCTTCAACTAGCAAATAAATATTCAGACCATATTAACAGTATAAATGAACTATAAATACCTAAATTGACACTATCAACTATTAACTTATAAACACCAGGCGGAAGAATTCACAGCACAAACAAGTTTTCATTACAATCTATAATAGCTTATATTAATGACACCAGTAAGCTAGGCAGTTTTACACTCGTTACCACCCTTGAACTTGTTTGATGAACTAGCTTTCTCCATTTACTAAAAATGCCTTTTATAGGCTGGGATTGgttcatattttggtattactGTCCAAGGTagttaatttcgtaccgtaccagcaTATCGAGCCTTGCTCAATACAATACATACCAACGTACTGAGCAGAGAATACAAAGCAACTTAAGGTTTTTGTACCTGATTGTGGACGCGGAGGATAAGAACTCCCCCCACCGATGGGCAAAGTGCCCTGGGGCCGACTGGTGCATGCATGAGGGGGAGTGGCAGAGGAGAAAGGATTCCAGAAAGGGAAAGTTCTCGTGGCCCACCAACGCGACCTTCATGGGCGAGCTCCGTTCTAGCCGGATGGAAGGCTTCGGGACCTTAACCGAGTCAGAGGGCAACACCTGTCGCGGCTCCTCTGTCGTTGATCGGGAGCACGGGTTCGGATGCAAGTGGTACTCCAACAGCGACTATCAAGAGGGCGGCTAGTGGCGCAACCTACAGGAGGGATACGATTGGTACATGTGGCAGAGCGAGAACCAGTACGATACCGAGTGGCGGAACGACGTAATATCCGGCCATGGGGCGCTTATCTGGGCTAATGGCAACTGCTACGACGGCCACTGGGAGAATGTCGTGTCGAAGGGAAGCGGCGGGTTCACTTGGCTGGACGGCAATTGCTATGTAACACTCAATATAGGTCGATGTACAGCCCCGTATCGCTCGATATGAGGCCAAAAACTAGAAACCGCTTGGTAGCAGGCAGTCCACATGCTGAtctgctgacggaccggtacgtaccgcccgatacagtacgaaattaaaaaccctatTACTGTCAAATTAATGCAGGTCCTGTGCAAATAGTTGGTAGGACAAGGTATAGATCAGATATGCATAAACTCACTTGGCAAAGTGACTTCTGCAAATTACATAGAATTAACCAGCTGAGTACTCCTTACCTGGTTTATACATTTTCAGACATTTAGACAAAAAACCTTAACCCCTTATGTCCAAATCCCGTACATTCCCATTCCAAAAACTTGTAGATAATAGGCTTTTAAATATACGGTGCATATTTGAGAACAAATACCCAGGACAAAGATACATTGTCAATACCAGCACCATTCCCTTTaactttaaaaaaattagaaactacAAACAATGTTAAACCTGACAAGGTGTGAATTATGTTCCGCGACCAGTATCAGTCAGTTTAAATGTTCGGAAGACACAAAGGTGGCTGTAAACTATTCTACTTCCTATTTGCATTACAATGGAACGACATTCTTCAATTGAGTTGTACTAAGGCAAAAAAAAGGGGGgaaatttgtatccatttttgTTGTGTTGTTTTCCATCTTCATCTAGCACTTCAAAATATCAATCatttgtaaagcatgaacaatgGCAGATAACATGGAGTAATGACACTACTCCAATTAGCTTCACTAGATTTTGTGCCAACATCCCAAATCGTCTTCCATCAGTTGTGCAATTTtgccatagaatctatctcatgtCTATGATAGCTTTTTGTTGAGTGGTTTTCCATCTTCACCTAGCAATTCGAAATATCACTCATTCATAAAGCATGAACAATGGCAGATAACATGGAGCAATGATTCTTTTAGCTCCAATTAGCTTCACTGGACTTGTTGACGATCTAGGAAACAAGATAAGGATCTTATCAAATGTTTTGCGCCGACATCCCAAAGTATCTTCCATCAGTGGGGCAATTTtgccatagaatctatctcatgtCTATCTAAATTTAACTTAGGTCACGCAATACGCGTATTCGATCAATATCACAagtagttgctgctcaaagatatCAGTAAACGTAAATAGCAGCACAAAAAATCCA
The DNA window shown above is from Musa acuminata AAA Group cultivar baxijiao chromosome BXJ2-4, Cavendish_Baxijiao_AAA, whole genome shotgun sequence and carries:
- the LOC135611308 gene encoding glycine-rich cell wall structural protein-like — encoded protein: MERTGHVLVFLLLLAAASTSTAARDLEAELAKGKGKGQGGGGGGSGIPGFGADPGGYFGPGSGFNMPGFGGGWGAGYGGPTGGYSRGGVVRPSVVCSEKGPCYKKRLTCPAKCFSSFSHSGKGYGAGGGGGGCTIDCKKRCVAYC
- the LOC103983301 gene encoding uncharacterized protein LOC103983301, giving the protein MSKRGGTSRRFGRCMKAPVRALCRARDLYVRSMNSCAGRMEYGPPLGCPHSEDLPRSYGLQSAGDEDLRELIRAASRSLGTLPPPAVPRSQSVAVGRIDEDKPCDFGEVAVGADLLLPRSRSHDPGAKRKARLFV